From one bacterium genomic stretch:
- a CDS encoding tyrosine-type recombinase/integrase, with translation MPSKQRAGGSSPSRRANPVRTRLSAFGSFTKSAEEADAHPFCNLVEAFLLTKRVGGCTAKTVQVYSWWLRRLTAEVPEVTALSVRTFFVGLQHRSASTQHQGFRTLRTFFRWCVEVGMLAATPLRGFTMRTPRTLPDVPTEDELRAVLAACPDTLEGVRNRTLLLTLADAGLRAGELLHLLVEDWRPADRGLFVRAGKGRKDRVTFIGPTTTRALKTWLARHPHPAPEAFLFADRQGRPLKTRHLLTISNRLSAKAGLPAHRRLHPHALRHFAATSWLRGGAGLDEVRRLMGHESLATTLRYSNLVGADLQRAHRQASAIERLRLD, from the coding sequence CTGCCTTCTAAGCAGCGGGCCGGGGGTTCGAGTCCCTCCAGGCGCGCCAACCCAGTCAGGACGCGGCTTTCAGCCTTTGGCTCCTTCACGAAATCCGCCGAAGAAGCAGACGCTCACCCCTTCTGCAATCTCGTCGAGGCGTTCCTGCTGACGAAGCGCGTCGGCGGCTGCACCGCGAAGACGGTTCAGGTCTACTCTTGGTGGCTGCGCCGGCTGACCGCCGAGGTGCCCGAGGTGACGGCGCTTTCGGTGAGAACCTTCTTCGTCGGACTGCAACACCGCAGCGCCAGCACGCAGCACCAGGGGTTCCGCACGTTGCGAACGTTCTTCCGCTGGTGCGTGGAGGTTGGCATGCTCGCGGCGACGCCATTGCGCGGCTTCACCATGAGGACGCCCAGGACACTGCCCGACGTGCCCACCGAGGACGAACTGCGCGCCGTGCTGGCGGCCTGTCCTGATACTCTGGAGGGCGTCCGCAACCGCACCCTGCTGCTGACGCTCGCCGATGCTGGCCTCCGCGCCGGCGAACTGCTGCACCTGCTCGTCGAGGACTGGCGGCCGGCCGACCGCGGCCTGTTCGTGCGCGCCGGCAAGGGGCGCAAAGATCGCGTCACCTTCATCGGGCCCACCACCACGCGCGCCCTCAAGACGTGGCTCGCGCGTCACCCTCACCCTGCGCCCGAGGCGTTCCTGTTTGCCGACCGGCAGGGCCGACCGCTGAAGACACGGCACCTGCTGACAATCTCCAACCGCCTCAGCGCGAAGGCCGGCCTGCCCGCGCACCGCCGGCTGCACCCGCACGCACTGAGACACTTCGCGGCGACCTCGTGGCTGCGCGGCGGCGCCGGGCTCGACGAGGTGCGCCGGCTGATGGGGCACGAGAGCCTGGCGACAACGCTGCGCTACAGCAACCTGGTGGGGGCTGACCTTCAACGGGCGCACCGGCAAGCGTCGGCGATTGAGCGCCTGCGGCTGGACTAG
- a CDS encoding VWA domain-containing protein, translating to MTFEWPFMLWALAALPLLVWAYLRLQVRRPRGVMLVPNVEMLARAAGGRGRWRRWAPPVLYLLGIGMVLIGLARPTAPLPVPAREGVVVLSIDVSRSMLADDFKPNRMAGAKLAAHEFVRALPGGFRVGLVTFSGYATTVVPPTADRARIRDAIDLLIPESATAMGDGLLEAIWALPGRVRPLAGGEAPLALPPGASPAPAGKLPPGVIVLLSDGQSNRGTHPLEAARSARDLQVKVYTVGVGTPEGTTLTVAGRSILVRLDEETLRGMAETAGGAYYRTTNVGELRRVYRHLGRQIGWERRPTEATALAAGAALACLVAAVVFSRLAVHRVL from the coding sequence ATGACCTTTGAGTGGCCCTTCATGCTGTGGGCGTTGGCGGCGCTGCCGCTGCTTGTCTGGGCGTACCTCCGGCTTCAGGTAAGGCGCCCGCGCGGGGTAATGCTTGTTCCCAACGTCGAGATGCTGGCGCGTGCCGCCGGCGGTCGCGGCAGGTGGCGCAGGTGGGCGCCTCCGGTGCTCTACCTATTGGGCATCGGGATGGTTCTGATCGGTCTGGCACGGCCCACGGCTCCGCTGCCGGTACCCGCGCGAGAGGGCGTGGTGGTGCTCTCCATTGATGTGAGCCGCAGCATGCTGGCCGATGACTTCAAGCCCAACAGGATGGCCGGTGCGAAGCTGGCTGCTCACGAGTTCGTTCGAGCGCTGCCCGGCGGTTTCCGGGTGGGCCTGGTTACCTTCAGCGGTTACGCCACGACGGTCGTGCCGCCGACGGCGGATCGTGCCCGCATCCGCGATGCGATTGACCTGCTTATCCCGGAATCCGCCACCGCGATGGGCGATGGCCTGCTCGAGGCGATCTGGGCTCTGCCTGGCCGTGTTCGACCGCTGGCAGGTGGCGAAGCGCCTCTTGCGCTGCCGCCTGGGGCGTCGCCGGCGCCAGCGGGGAAGCTGCCCCCGGGAGTGATCGTGCTGCTCTCCGACGGGCAGAGCAACCGCGGAACACATCCGTTGGAGGCGGCGCGCAGCGCACGCGATCTCCAGGTAAAGGTCTACACCGTGGGGGTCGGTACGCCTGAAGGCACGACCCTCACCGTCGCCGGACGCAGCATATTGGTGCGCCTGGACGAAGAAACCCTCCGCGGGATGGCGGAGACCGCAGGGGGCGCATACTACCGCACCACTAACGTCGGCGAGTTGCGGCGAGTCTACCGGCACCTGGGCCGACAGATCGGCTGGGAGCGCCGCCCCACCGAGGCTACAGCGCTCGCCGCCGGCGCTGCGCTGGCGTGCCTGGTAGCCGCGGTGGTATTCTCCCGACTGGCGGTGCACAGGGTTCTGTGA